Genomic window (Pyrus communis chromosome 13, drPyrComm1.1, whole genome shotgun sequence):
TTAGGTACGGTGATGGAGTAAGAAAGTATAAAACTCACCTATTCGGAGCACCAACCGTCATATAAACATGTTTTCCAAAGATCAACAAGTTTATGTTCCAAGCAGAATAGCAGATGAAACCTTCATCCTAGACTAGCCCATTGTTGATATTGTAGGGGCCAATTCTATAATGGCAGTTCACGGAAAGTCTCATACTAGAGTTACAAGCTATGTTGTAAGCGTAATTAACCGTCCCGACACTCTCGGTCATATAAGCCAACTTGTCCAACCCATGGTGGCTGCACTTGAGTCGTGGGCTCAAAATTTAGAAGGGTAAAGTCAAATCATACGATGAAGCCAGGAAGGTAAATTAACTATCAAAACAATAAGTGATGAAGGAAATTTGAAGTTCTACTCTAAAatcaatatcttttttttttttttttttttttttgaacataaCCAAAATCAATATCGATGTATAGGAAAATGTATTTGTTTTGTAGTGGGTACTACGTAAGTGACAcgtaaaacaaattaaatatggTTGGAAACAATCTTAAGAGCATATAATAGACTTGCTAAATGAGCTTCTAGCTAAAAtagaaagaaattgaaaaaactcatctccaatCACAATTCCTCTTCTGCTTTTAAGATGACTAATCTTCAGCGAGCTCCTAAATCTGGAAAGGGAGAAAAAAGCTCCtataatttttagttaaaatttgatttgatgaaattaaatacATGATTGAAGATGCTCTAGAGACGCATATGATGTTTGATATAAGTACAGAAATACTTCTAGTTTAGCTATTTTTTTACGGAGCTCAATGCATATGTATTTAGCTAGGTTCATCTTTACCTTTTGTATTATAGGCTGGTTTACAGAAAGATGGAGGTTATTTGATGAATAGTGAATTTGCTTGAGGGCACCGACGCGTGCTCAAATTTTTTGTCAAAGCAACATttcattttaaagaaaaaccatTACAAAGCCCAAGAGCATATACGGATGCTTACATGGGAGCATAAAATTGCTTCCTACAAAAcaaaactatattttttttatgtttaaccTTTTGATACCGACCAACCGAATGCTTATATAGGAATCCTTTATTAAGAGGGATtctcaatttaaaaaaagaaataaaaatgtgGACATCCTCTTGattgttagatttgattttaataaaattgtgtgacctgtgatttaatctcaaccacacaatttcattaaagttaatCCAAAAGTCAAGAGGGtgtccccaatttttttttgaaaaatagggatccctcttgttaaagggCCTGTTGTAACATcacacatcgaccaacggagagggggtgatgtgccttatatgtacatgcccacctccatatagcaccagaccttttgggaactcaatggctttgggttccatcggaactccgaagttaagtaaGTTCAGGTGAGAGCAATCCCgtgatgggtgacctattgggaagttcttatgtgagttcccaaaaacaaaatcatgaggaTATAACCTGGACAAaaaacggataatatcgtgctacggcagaACTGGACTGGGATGTGATACCTGtgcttatatatataaatgtgtagatcattaaaaatcaattataacaagaaaaaaaatggttaaTAAGACACGTTCCAGATTATCAATTAATATTAGTATCAATCATAACAAAAGGAAAAAGCTAATAAGACACGTTCCAGATTATCAATTAGTCCAGACGGGTTAagtgtatttttgctcacctCTTAAAATGTGGATGATGCTTACACCTCATTGATTATCGTtagattaatttaaattctAAAATTGTGTCTTAAATCAATTAAATCAAACCAATCCAACGACAATTAATGCAGTGAATATCACCCCACTTTAGAAGATGAGCAAAATTGCAATCAAAATCCTTCCTATTTAGCACATAAGGTGACCAACTAAAGGATAAGGAGTAATATCACCACTCTTTAGATTTCTTTAATTCAAAGACTAGAAATTAATAAAGGTatgtaaaagaagaaaaaaaatgtgtgaaaattaTTTCCTAAAATATAAATTTAGCCCAATATTTTGGCACAAGCTTTAATTGTGTAATCTCATTGGAGAGGAGAGTATTAACAATAACTTTTGAAGGATGTAATtgaatacatattattgagaaaattgtagcagttgttcctcaattttaatccaattggagcaGTGAccccttaactaaaaatccatgacTATTGGTCACTTAACTCATGAAAACGTGCAGCTACAtatggtcattttcatcaactctgTTAGAATTCTATCAAAACGAGTCATGTCGGAagaaccattactacaattgggttaaagttaagggacaaTTGCTCAAATTgtgttaaagttgagggaccatttttcaaattgggttaaagttgagtgatcattgctacaatttttctcattttcttttccataTTTGCACCTTGATTCAGCCTCATGTGCGTAGCACGtaacttattttgacagaagttctaacggagttgacgaaaaagactatagttgcacgttttgatgagttaagggaccaatgatcatgaatttttagttgagggaccaatactctgattgggttaaagttaaaagATTATTTCTACAATTTCTTCTATCTTATATAGTTAATTTATCACGTACTAATTGTCTACTGGATAAATAGTGCATTTTTATATACGTGACGCACACTTACTAGACAGTAACACCACACTAGGACTAAATAATGGTTGTATGAGATATTTTCTCATTGTATGTGGGTATATGAAATTGTCAGCATGCTAATCCTCGTGATGCGAGTAATCAACTCGGAATCTACCACAACTCGACTATAAAGCCCAGAGGGACTTTGGCTTTGGCTTAATTATCATATTTGTTGGGACACAGCATGACTATTTCTATGGGAGAGTGGGTGGCCTTGGTTTTGGGAGGTTTTCCATTGTTGGGGTTGCTATTGTGGTGGTGGAATGAGCTTTGGTATGTGCTGCCTCTCAAACTACGACATTCGCCTACCGGCGCTAAATTGCCGCCCGGCCACATGGGACTTCCATGCTTGGGTGAAATCTTCACCTTCCTTTGGTACTTCAAAATTGTTCGTCGTCCTGACGACTTTATAAATGCTAAGCGGGCTAAGTACGATtccatttcttttttgttctaaATATGCATGTATGCTAACTAGTAACATTAacatttggaaaagaaaagaaaaaactggTAACATTAATTAACATGAGAGTATTAAGTGCAATATATATTGATGAGTTTTGACAAATGATTTATTTCCATTCTTTATATGTATACTAACTAGCATCAACATGATAGGATTAAATGTTtgagaataaattaaaaactattttaTGCTCTTGTACTTCTGGATATTTTGTCATAAGATTTTGATGATTATATATTTGGGTATGAATCTAACAACTACAAACTTCAAAGTATGTGATATCTCGAAAGCCGGAGCATATATTGTAGTTTTGACAAATGAAACTAGTTCAGGTACGGTGATGGAGTCGGAATGTATAGAACTCACCTCTTTGGATCACCGACCATCATAGCATGCTTCCCGGGAATCAACAAATTTGTGTTCCAATCAGATGAAACCTTCATCCTAGACTGGCCCAATGTTGATATTGTAGGTGCTAGTTCTATAGTGGCAGTTCATGGAAAGTCTCATACAAAACTTAGAAGCTATGTTGTAAGCGTAATTAAGCGTCCTGACGCTCTCCGTCGCATAAGCGAACTTGTCCAACCTCGTATGGTGGCCGCGTTGGAGTCATGGGCTCTGAAGGGTAGAGTCAGAGGATATGATGAAGCCAGGAAGGTAAATTAACTATCAAAACAATAAAGCAATAAGTGCTAGTCATGCAGGTGTAATATTTTATCAGAAAATATCTCAGTGCAattaaaaatgtaatcactcaatatgaattatattttattctatCAGATTCTCGGTGCAAGACTTTTTGATATCTTCAACAATTTTTCATGTTTCATTATGTTTACAGGTCACATTTGAAAATATTGGGAAACTATTCGTAAGTTTGGAGCCGGGGCCTCTCCTTGATACCATTGATAACTTGTTTACCGGATTAGTCACTGGAATTAGGGCTCATCCACTGAACATTCCCGGATCGGCTTACCGCCATGCCCTTCAGGTTTGAATCTTAATGGATTTTGGTATAACAACTCCActgatttttcaatatatattcAGACCATATTGTAAATAACGTGCATGCATGCTAACTATATGAATGTGAATTTGCAGTGTAGGAAAAAGCTTGAGGACATTTTCAGGGTGGAGctagagaagaaaaaaactctAAAGGAAGGGGTGACAAATGATCTAATGGATGGGCTTATGCAGATTAAAGACGATGAAGGCAATAAATTAAATGATCAAGAGGTTCTAGATAACATTGTCAGCCTTGTTGTCGCTGGATATGCATCTACTTCACTATCAACAATGTGGTCTTTATATTATCTCGCAAAATACCCTGACGTCCTCCAAAAGCTCTGCGTATGATCATAGCATATCACCATAGTCTCATAATTTTACTCCAAAAAAGAAATATTCATGTTCTTTAATTATGTTTCATCTTAACGCGGTTCTCGTGATCTGTGATCATAGGAAGAGAATATGGCTATACATGAGAGCAAGAGTACTGGGGAGTTTATCACGTATGAAGatgttttaaaaatgaaatacaCAAACAAGGTACTTCATCTGTATGCATTTTGGGATTTACCATTTGTTATATATTGATGCAATGAGCTTATAGCTTAATTTACTATAGTACTGCATCCGATGTTCTGATCCCCCCTCCTACTAACGTTTGTATAAAAGAGAAAAGTCATTCATTACAGTATCGTTATGCATCTCTCGCGATACTCCTTGTAAAAAAGAATTAATCTCAAgccaaaattttcatataaTGATATACAGGTGGTGGAAGAAACAATAAGATTGGCCAACATTGCAGCATTTGTTTTCCGATTGGCTACTAAGGAAGTTGAGTACAAGGGTAAAAGAAAATGtaaattatgtttttaattacCATCGGcactcataatttttttgtgtgtttataaCCAAATTGGTTGGTGTAGGTTATAAAATACCCAAGGATTGGAGAGTGATTGTTTGGGTTCGATATCTCCACACAAATTCAGAGAATTTTGATGATCCCATGTGCTTCAACCCAGATAGATGGAATGTAAGTCAATATTTCTAACACGATAAATTAATTGGAGATAATTTACAAATTCATTAATGCGTGTTATTTCACTCCTTCAGGAACCAGCTAAGCCAGGAACATACCAAGTTTTTGGTGGTGGATCGAGAATATGTGCAGGAAACTTGCTTGTCAAGATACAACTTGCAGTATTTTTACATCATTTGTCTGTAGGATACAAGTAAGAAAACTTAATTTGTAGCTTGCCTTATATCTTATATGCTATTGAATCCTTAACACAGTATAGACATCAGTCCTGAATTTTATggtgattgaaattttttaggtGGAAATTGGTCAATCCAGATGCTGAAATGATTTATCTTTCACATCCATCCCCAGTTGATAAGGTTTATATCACGTTCAACAAAATTTAGAAATCCATTTTCTCATAGCCTGATCCATATGTATGGCTTGACATCTCACCGTTCTATTTTCCCAAGTCGTAGGCCTGCTTTGAacttcaaaaatagaaaaaaactaaagaaaaggaACTAGGATTATTTCTATGTATCTTTTTGGTTGTGAATCATGTAATGTATGTGTTTTCTAATTCTTATgttccaacatttatttcctCTATAATGAtttggaactcttttttttccctctctctaTCAATATAATTGAGTACATCTAGCCTGGTGTTCATATAGGATTTTTTGCGTGGAAAGAGGAGTTATATTCTACGATTGGGTGTGTATAAATGAACTAGGTTTAAGGTTGAAGCGTCGTAAAGTGACACgcagaacaaaataaaatatagttAAAAACAATCTTAAGCGCATAAAACAGTCTTCCTAAATGAGTTTCTAGCTAAAATttagaaagaaattaaaaaaacttgtCTCCAATCATAGTTCCAATTCTGCTCTTAAGATAATAAATATTCAGAGAGCTCCTAAATCTGGGAAGGGAGAAAAGAGCTCCTAAAAGAaaagttttagtttaaatttgatttgaaaattaCATACATGATTGAAGATGCTCAAGAGACGCATATGATGGTTTATCTTTACCTTTTGTCTTCAAGGTTGGTTTACATAAAGATAAAGGTTAATCGATGAATACTGAATTTGCTCGAGGCCACCGACGCAAGCTCATCAacatttcattaaataaaacaaacattACAAAAGTCCAAGTGCATATACAGATGCTTACAGGGGAGCAAAATATAGTTTCCTGCTAAACAAAATTaactttattatttgtttgtttaaccTTTTCAAACCGACCAAATGTTTATAATATAAAGATAAATATTAAGGAAACTCTCTTAAAATGAGATTTATGTgctaatattaaaaatattgtgcaaaaaatatgagATTACTCGTCTATAAAATCCCTATTTTAAAAGGATCTCCTCAGCATTCTCTAATATAAATGTAGAGATCATAGAAGAattaattataacaaaaaagCTAATAAGACACATTAGATTATCAATTAGCTAAAACCGGTGAAGTGCATTTTCACTCACCCCCTAAAGTGGGGGTGATCCTCATCCCCCGTTGATtccaattaaaaattaatttaaatttcaaaattcatgtCATGAATCAATTAAACCAAACTAATTAAACGGTAATCAATGGAGAGGTGAGCATCACCCCCACTTTAGAGAATGATTTGAGCTGACCCTACCCACCACATAATTTCTAGCTTCGCTATTGAATCTAACAAAAATTTCGAACTGATTcagagagaaagatagagagaTCCTGTCGAAAGAGAGATGAGAAGTAAATGGAAGGTGGAGTCAAATTCAGAGATGTTAAAGTGTTGCATTTGAAAATTGGGAAGGGCTTGAGATTTAGTTGTTGTTGGCTTAATTTGAATAGATTGGACTTGGCGGTGCAGATCGAACACATTTGAACAGAGTAAATCGAGAATTCACCAGACGAACGTGATGTCTGAAATGAATCGATCTGACCCACAACAGGTACGCAATGCACATTGGCTGACCACAAATCTAATTTAACCCACAATGCGGGACCGGCTTTATCCGCCGGATTGTCGACGTCTTCTTGTCCCGTTATATCTGCTTTACCAGCAAGCGGTggtttgttcttcatttttttcaaattttgaatttgttgttGAATTTGGAGTGGTGGTTTAGAAAAACACACAAAGGAGGGTGGGCTGGGGTTGCAGACTTGCAGTGGAGTGAAGGTAGGGGAATTCATGGTGCGGTGGATTTGCAatttttaactaaacttatTCTTTTAAAGTTGAAGTGTTGATTTAGTTCTTGAACTATTATatcagtgaaaattaggttcctaaattatttttttggtaaaataaatccctaaattcattaaaaattgataatttcatccatactattatattcaaagttattttatctaatttgtcatcaacttaagtcacttgacacactttagagtgtaaaACCGTCTTTTTTTTCACCTACAAGCCTTTGACATTACATATAGGTTGTACATTTAACGTCTAATTTAtcctccaaagttaacttcaTACACTATTTGTTTATGTAAAATTACCAATCTATCttccaatgtgtatcacatgtaagtaacatgacttaaattgacggaaaattgaatatagtagcttcaaatctaatattagggatataattggcagatttttataattcaatgactgatttttttgggaaaaaaatagtttagagacctaattttcactcaggTGATAATTTAGGGACTAAATTGCCAGTTcacttttttatatataaatattttcttttctatataattagaaagattttttacttatttaaGTAATTAGTTATAAGGGTTAAATTGTCAATTTATTAACAGAACTTTGACTGAATGAGCTATGTGAAAGTGAATTTAAACCTGAAGATGTGTTAGTATAATGTCTCAAACGTGAGgcagttttgtgaaaatttgataaaCCTCAAGAGGTATTGGTGTAATTAACCCactaaaaaactaataaaattcaGATTACCAATTAACTAAGACGGGTGCAAGTGCAACTTCCACTTTGGCACATAAGGACACCAACTAAATTAAGGGCTAATTTGGTATTATCGtgctttttagaaaaaaaatatatatttttttgttgtgcTGTGAAAAACAAATGactataaaataaagttgttgagtatttggtaaatttttttgtaaaagtgtttttaataaaaaaaatgtagtgtttgagtgtttgaaTAACTTTTATCTAAAGCTGCTATGATTATGCTAAATGACTAAAAAGCATATGGTGTTGAATGTAATATAATAAATGTAAGGgaaatgttgtaattttgtaaCATATGCGAGGGTGTACTTGCCCTTTGAAAATTACATGAGGAGAGTTCACCTacatgcttaaaaaaaaaaagtttttttaagAAGCATGATAGACCTTGCTTCTACTTTTCTAGTGCCAATGAcataaaaaattttgttttaccaaacatATTTGATGttccaatttttttgttttgtcaaacgatagactagttagattagatattagattagaGAATCGACAATATTCGAACCCACACCGTGGTGCAAGGGCAACACTACTCTACATCATTATGATAGAGACTTACTTGCgatattccaaatttttttaataagctgtttttatttatttataaaagtaCAACAACCCAAACCAGTCCTAAGGTTACAGCTAGCCCTATTTGGCATATATAGGAGATTTTTATTGTGTTATTCTCATTGGATATGAGATGAGAGTATCAAACATAATCTTTCAGTAGGTATCATCTGGGGTTTATTCCCCTCGTCCACAAGCCAAACCCTGGTTAGACTAATATGTAAGAGCAACTTCAGCGTTGTAAAGGCCTTCTAGGGTAACTCACTATTGAATCCACTCACTGAACAGTAACTGTGTTTTGCATCTCCACTCCTAAATTGAATGGCCATggtaataggcaataaaatattaatatttttttccttaccCAATCCATCAGACATCCCCATCACCCTTTCCCTTTTTCCCCTCATTTGATCggttcttcctctctctctctcttctctctctctctctctctctctctctctctctctctctctctctctctctcttttctttttatctctctcttcctttttctttctttctctccctcttttctAGCTCACTCTCGTGAGCTCTCTTCCTCCTTCATCTTCAAACCTTCAACAAATCAAgctcaaaaataatatttttggaatccTTGGAACTCAAGGAACCTAACCATGGCCTTGCATGCCGCATTGGTGCATGGTGCGAGGTCCTACCATTGAAGCTGAGAGCTTGAGCTCTCAATCTCGAACCCAGGTGATGTTTCTATCACTATCTTGTGTTCTTGAGCTTTAAATCCTGTTGCGTTGCAATTCTTGTGGTTTAATTCGAGGGCTTAATTCCATGCATGCATCCCAttctttttccaaattccaacaAAGGAAAACGGACAAATTCGAGCCGTGTCACCCTTAGGTCAGCCACACATCACACAACCCTCAGGCGATGGATTCCTGCCTAGCCTGTCCATTGGGCCTCCCCCGAGGCCCATTGCCCGCATGGGCTGGAGCCAATTGCTGGGGCAATTGGGTGATTGGAATCGCCGGTCCATCGGGCTAAAGAgcacgctggagttgctctaaactAGGACATTTAGCAGAGAGGAGCTTCGGTACGTATGTGCTTCCTTTCAGTCTACGACATCCGTTTATCGGTGTAAAAAGGTATTACTTAGAAACTCACcttatatatttacattttcattttgaatgacatatttatacatacatattttattgatttaaaaaataataaacaggttaattaatatatatttttagacttttaaaaataaaaaacatatgaCATTTTTCAATAAGCCAAATCAGAACGAATATATTAGGTACTCACTAAATATTATCCCGTGCTAAATTGCTGGCCCATCACATGGGACTTCCAGTTTGGGGTGAATTACTCACATAGTATGACTTATTtcacttctttttgttttatatatgtataataacTAGTAACATTTAACacgttctttttctttcaaataaaatagaatTCGAATAAGTTTGCTAGCCCCCTTGTCGGCATGCTGACCTGGTATTACGAATAAATCACCTCGGAATCTACCACAACCATATAGCCCAGAGGGACTTTGGCTTTGGCTTAATTATCTTGCTTGTTAGGACACATCATGAGCACTTCTATGGGAGTGTGGGTGGCCTTGGTTTTGGGAGCTTTGCCATTGTTGGGGTTGCTCTTGTGGTGGTGGAATGAGCCTTGGTATGTGCTTCCTCTCAGACTATGACATTCGCCTACCGGCGCTAAATTGCCGCCTGGCCACATGCATGGGACTTCCATTTTTGGGTGAAATATTCACCTTCCTTTGGTACTTCAAAATTGTTCGTCGTCCTGACGACTTTATCAATGCTAAGCGGGCTAAGTACGATTCCATTTCTATTTTGTTCTATATATGCATTTATGCTAACTAGTAATATTAacatttgggaaaaaaaaaaaaaaaaactggtaaCATTGACAGGGTAGTATTAAGTGCAATATAGTGATGAGTATTGACaaatgatttatttcccttCTTTATATGTATACTAACCAGCATCAACATGATAGGATTCAATGTTGTtgagaataaattaaaaactatatTATGCTCGTGTACTTCTGGATTTTTTGTCGTAAGATTTTGATCATTATATATTTGAGTATGAATCTAACAATCACAAACTCCAAAGTATGTGATATCCCAAAAGCCGGAGCATATATAGTAGTTTTGACAAATGAAACTAGTTCAGGTACGGTGATGGAGTCGGAATGTATAGAACTCACCTCTTTGGATCACCGACCATCATAGCATGCTTCCCGGGAACCAACAAATTTGTGTTCCAATCAGATGAAACCTTCATCCTAGACTAGCCCAATGTTGATATTGTAGGTGCTAGTTCTATAGTGGCAGTTCATGAAAAGTTTCATTCAAGAGTTAGAAGCTATGTTGTAAGCGTAATTAACCGTCCCGATGTTCTCCGTTGCATAAGCCAACTTGTCCAACCTCGCATGGTGGCTGCGCTGGAGTCGTGGGCTCTGAAGGGTAGAGTCAAAAGATATGATGAAGCCAGGAAGGTAAATTAACTATCAAAACAATAAAGCAATAAGTACCATGCACGCATATATgatattttatcaaaaaatgTCTCGTGTAATTAAAAGT
Coding sequences:
- the LOC137712065 gene encoding ent-kaurenoic acid oxidase-like, with product MTISMGEWVALVLGGFPLLGLLLWWWNELWYVLPLKLRHSPTGAKLPPGHMGLPCLGEIFTFLWYFKIVRRPDDFINAKRAKYGDGVGMYRTHLFGSPTIIACFPGINKFVFQSDETFILDWPNVDIVGASSIVAVHGKSHTKLRSYVVSVIKRPDALRRISELVQPRMVAALESWALKGRVRGYDEARKVTFENIGKLFVSLEPGPLLDTIDNLFTGLVTGIRAHPLNIPGSAYRHALQCRKKLEDIFRVELEKKKTLKEGVTNDLMDGLMQIKDDEGNKLNDQEVLDNIVSLVVAGYASTSLSTMWSLYYLAKYPDVLQKLCEENMAIHESKSTGEFITYEDVLKMKYTNKVVEETIRLANIAAFVFRLATKEVEYKGYKIPKDWRVIVWVRYLHTNSENFDDPMCFNPDRWNEPAKPGTYQVFGGGSRICAGNLLVKIQLAVFLHHLSVGYKWKLVNPDAEMIYLSHPSPVDKVYITFNKI